From a region of the Fusarium verticillioides 7600 chromosome 9, whole genome shotgun sequence genome:
- a CDS encoding DNA repair helicase rad15 yields MKFNIDDLPVLFPYPRIYPEQYAYMCDLKKTLDAGGHCVLEMPSGTGKTVSLLSLIVAYQQYMPEKRKLIYCSRTMSEIEKALVELKSLMKYRAEQLGYEEEFRGLGLTSRKNLCLHPSVKREKSGAIVDARCRSLTAGFVKEKKERGESVDVCVYHDNLDLLEPHNLIPNGVWSFDDMIRYGEEHKQCPYFTARRMMQYCNVVIFSYHYLLDPKIAERVSKDFSKDCIVVFDEAHNIDNVCIESLSTDITEDSLRKATRGAQNLENKISQMRDTDQQQLQNEYEKLVQGLRDADEARQEDAFMANPALPEDLLKEAVPGNIRRAEHFIAFLKRFIEYLKTRMKVRQVISETPPSFLAHLREHTFIEKKPLRFCAERLTSLVRTLELTNIEDYQPLQEVATFATLVATYEKGFLLILEPFESDTAEVPNPVLHFTCLDAAIAIKPVFDRFYSVIITSGTISPLEIYPKMLDFSTVIQESYAMTLARRSFMPMIVTRGSDQASVSTSFQVRNEPSVVRNYGNLLTEFAKITPDGMVVFFPSYLYMESIISMWQGMGILDEVWKYKLILVETPDAQETSLALETYRTACCNGRGAVLLCVARGKVSEGIDFDHQYGRTVLCIGVPFQYTESRILKARLQFLRETYRIKENDFLSFDAMRHAAQCLGRVLRGKDDYGIMVLADRRFQKKRSQLPKWINQGLQESDVNLSTDMAVSSARRFLRTMAQPFRAKDQEGISTWGYKDLMEHKEKMDLERIKELEEEAQQPKPAAQDNNFEYDEDEFDQDMMEMDGF; encoded by the exons ATGAAGTTCAATATTGA TGACTTGCCTGTGCTATTCCCTTATCCGAGGATATATCCAG AGCAATATGC TTACATGTGTGATCTCAAAA AAACACTAGACGCAGGGGGCCACTGTGTTCTAGAAATGCCTTCAGGCACAGGCAAGACCGtgtctcttctgtctctTATTGTTGCGTATCAACAATACATGCCTGAAAAGCGCAAACTGATCTACTGCTCTC GCACCATGTCCGAAATTGAAAAGGCTTTAGTAGAACTGAAGTCTCTCATGAAATACCGAGCCGAGCAGCTCGGTTACGAAGAAGAGTTCCGTGGTCTAGGCTTGACAAGTCGAAAGAACCTgtgtcttcatccttcagTCAAGCGTGAGAAGAGTGGCGCCATAGTCGACGCTCGTTGCAGGAGTCTCACGGCTGGCTTTGTCAAGGAAAAAAAGGAACGTGGAGAAAGCGTAGACGTCTGCGTGTATCACGAC AACCTAGACCTCCTCGAGCCTCACAACCTGATTCCCAATGGCGTCTGGTCTTTCGATGACATGATTCGATACGGTGAAGAGCATAAGCAATGCCCATACTTTACTGCACGCCGAATG ATGCAATACTGCAACGTCGTCATATTTTCCTATCACTATCTGCTTGACCCCAAAATCGCCGAACGGGTGTCAAAGGACTTTTCCAAGGACTGTATTGTTGTCTTCGACGAAGCTCACAACATTGACAACGTTTGCATCGAATCTCTCAGCACAGATATCACAGAGGATTCTCTGCGGAAAGCCACAAGAGGAGCTCAGAATCTAGAGAACAAGATTTCACAGATGCGGGATACAGACCAGCAACAACTACAAAACGAGTATGAGAAACTAGTTCAGGGCTTGCGTGATGCTGACGAGGCacgtcaagaagatgccTTCATGGCAAACCCTG CCCTTCCCGAAGACTTACTCAAAGAGGCTGTTCCAGGAAACATTCGTAGGGCAGAACACTTTATTGCTTTCCTCAAGAGATTCATTGAGTAtctgaagacgaggatgaaaGTGCGCCAGGTCATTTCTGAAACACCGCCTTCGTTTCTTGCCCATCTCCGAGAGCATACTTttatcgagaagaagccttTGAGGTTTTGCGCTGAACGTCTGACATCACTTGTTAGGACCCTCGAGCTCACCAATATCGAAGACTACCAGCCTCTTCAGGAGGTTGCAACTTTTGCAACGCTGGTGGCAACGTACGAGAAAGGCTTTCTCCTTATTCTTGAGCCCTTTGAGTCCGATACTGCTGAAGTGCCTAACCCGGTCCTTCACTTCACCTGCCTTGACGCTGCCATAGCTATCAAGCCCGTTTTTGACAGGTTCTACTCTGTCATTATCACGTCTGGTACCATTTCCCCACTGGAGATATACCCAAAGATGCTGGATTTCTCAACTGTGATACAAGAATCCTATGCCATGACCCTCGCCCGGAGGTCCTTCATGCCTATGATTGTCACTCGAGGTAGTGATCAGGCTTCCGTCTCCACCAGCTTTCAAGTGCGGAATGAACCCAGTGTGGTCCGAAACTACGGCAACCTACTCACGGAATTCGCCAAGATCACGCCGGATGGGATGGttgtcttctttccatcctATCTTTATATGGAATCTATCATTAGTATGTGGCAAGGAATGGGTATCCTTGATGAAGTTTGGAAGTACAAACTGATCCTGGTGGAAACACCCGATGCACAGGAGACATCGCTTGCTCTGGAGACCTACCGCACAGCGTGCTGTAACGGTAGAGGTGCCGTTCTACTCTGTGTCGCTCGAGGAAAGGTATCCGAGGGCATCGATTTCGACCATCAATATGGTCGCACTGTGCTATGCATTGGAGTTCCATTCCAATACACCGAGTCACGTATTCTCAAGGCTCGTCTTCAGTTCTTGAGAGAAACATACCGCATCAAGGAGAATGACTTCCTCTCCTTTGATGCAATGCGACACGCCGCCCAGTGCCTGGGCCGAGTCTTGCGTGGTAAGGACGACTATGGAATCATGGTCCTTGCCGACCGGCGATTTCAGAAGAAGCGCTCACAGCTACCCAAATGGATCAACCAAGGCCTCCAAGAATCAGACGTCAATCTAAGCACGGACATGGCCGTCAGCAGTGCAAGACGATTCCTTCGAACTATGGCGCAACCGTTCCGGGCTAAAGACCAGGAAGGTATCAGCACCTGGGGATATAAAGATCTGATGGAACAtaaggagaagatggatctAGAGAggatcaaggagctcgaggaggaagctcaacaaccaaagCCTGCCGCGCAGGACAACAATTTTGAGTACGACGAGGACGAGTTTGACCAAGAtatgatggagatggatggttTCTAG